The proteins below are encoded in one region of Candidatus Binatia bacterium:
- a CDS encoding YicC family protein: MRSMTGFGQATWQGEGAKINVEIRSVNQRFLEVRMNLPREYAAAEQQLRQSVQEAVARGKVEVTITRSGLQDGEYVVDVNESLARAYVDAWRRLQRKLNLPGTVAIEALLGRPEVVRVVERRGELTAEIEHVEKVLGRALDSFGRAREKEGRALARDMQRRVAHLARLVKRMHARVGAAAADAAARLRQRIESVAAGVNVSPERLAQEIAVIASRADVTEELVRLDSHVTAMRDTFGTAEPVGKRLDFLLQEVHREVNTVASKSNDLEITNLSIEARGEIEKLREQVQNVE; encoded by the coding sequence CAAGATCAACGTCGAGATTCGCAGCGTCAATCAGCGGTTTCTCGAAGTACGAATGAACCTGCCGCGCGAATACGCCGCGGCGGAGCAACAACTGCGACAGTCGGTGCAGGAGGCCGTGGCGCGCGGCAAGGTCGAGGTCACGATAACGCGTTCGGGGCTGCAGGACGGCGAGTACGTGGTCGACGTCAACGAATCGTTGGCGCGCGCCTACGTGGACGCCTGGCGCCGCTTACAGCGCAAGCTGAACCTGCCGGGAACCGTGGCGATCGAGGCGCTGCTCGGCCGCCCCGAGGTGGTGCGGGTCGTCGAGCGACGCGGGGAACTCACCGCCGAGATCGAGCACGTCGAAAAGGTTCTGGGTCGCGCTCTGGACAGCTTCGGGCGGGCGCGCGAAAAGGAAGGGCGGGCGCTGGCCCGGGACATGCAACGGCGCGTCGCGCACCTGGCGCGGCTGGTGAAACGGATGCACGCCCGGGTCGGGGCCGCCGCCGCCGATGCGGCCGCCCGACTACGGCAGCGCATCGAGAGCGTCGCCGCCGGCGTCAACGTCAGCCCCGAACGGCTAGCGCAGGAAATCGCCGTCATCGCCTCCCGCGCCGATGTGACCGAGGAACTCGTCCGCCTGGACAGTCATGTTACCGCGATGCGCGACACGTTCGGCACCGCCGAGCCGGTGGGCAAGCGGCTCGACTTCCTGCTGCAGGAAGTCCATCGCGAGGTGAACACGGTGGCCTCGAAGAGCAACGATCTGGAGATCACCAACCTGTCGATCGAGGCGCGCGGCGAAATCGAGAAGCTCAGGGAACAGGTGCAGAACGTGGAATGA